A region from the Cellvibrio sp. PSBB006 genome encodes:
- a CDS encoding dienelactone hydrolase family protein: MKKLFTGLIAVCFAALAQAEVQTKVIEYKVNGESFTGFLAYDDSVQGKRPGILVVHEWWGHNDYVRKRAEMLAELGYTAFALDMFGTGKLTDHPDEAGKFVQMVTSNIEVAEGRFEAAYNLLRNQPTVNPEHIAAIGYCFGGGTSLHMARQGMDLDAVVSFHGALATKTPAKDGDVNAELLILTGADDPMVPAEQVEAFRKEMTDANVAFRIYSYPGATHGFTNPEVTELGKRYNLPLAYNAAADADSWEKMREFLKDVFARE; the protein is encoded by the coding sequence ATGAAAAAACTATTTACCGGTTTAATCGCTGTGTGTTTCGCTGCGTTGGCGCAGGCGGAAGTGCAGACCAAGGTTATTGAATATAAGGTTAATGGCGAAAGCTTTACTGGCTTTCTCGCCTATGACGACAGTGTGCAGGGCAAACGGCCGGGTATTCTGGTTGTTCACGAATGGTGGGGGCATAACGACTACGTGCGTAAGCGTGCCGAGATGCTCGCCGAGTTAGGCTATACCGCGTTTGCACTGGATATGTTCGGCACGGGTAAATTGACGGATCATCCTGACGAAGCGGGAAAATTTGTCCAGATGGTCACGAGCAATATCGAAGTAGCCGAAGGGCGTTTTGAAGCAGCCTACAACTTGTTGCGCAACCAGCCCACGGTGAACCCGGAGCACATTGCTGCGATTGGTTATTGCTTCGGTGGTGGAACATCCTTACACATGGCCCGCCAGGGCATGGATCTGGATGCGGTGGTCAGCTTCCACGGTGCATTGGCGACTAAAACCCCGGCGAAAGACGGAGACGTTAACGCTGAACTGCTGATCCTGACCGGCGCGGACGATCCCATGGTGCCGGCTGAACAGGTGGAAGCATTCCGCAAAGAAATGACCGATGCCAACGTCGCCTTCCGGATCTATTCCTACCCCGGCGCCACACACGGTTTTACCAACCCGGAAGTAACCGAATTGGGCAAGCGTTACAATCTGCCCCTGGCCTACAATGCGGCGGCGGATGCAGATTCCTGGGAGAAAATGCGTGAATTTCTGAAAGATGTATTTGCCAGGGAATAA
- a CDS encoding CoA pyrophosphatase, with translation MRPLWQYLQNYLQPNHALTQQVGFYPAQASVMVLFTDAENPELIFTLRAQHLTNHPGEVAFPGGMWEADDKTLLDTALRESHEEIGLSPAAVKLLGACKPRATRAGVRVSPFVGVIDPSIELVPSPDELDAVFRVPLSAFRAGIQTRTDIFSHAGKSWHVPAYQHQGYEIWGFTAALTSEIITAVFNATDEVLPIE, from the coding sequence ATGAGACCCCTGTGGCAGTATTTGCAGAATTACCTCCAGCCTAATCACGCCTTGACCCAGCAAGTGGGTTTTTATCCCGCCCAAGCTTCGGTGATGGTGTTATTTACCGATGCAGAAAATCCCGAACTCATCTTCACCCTGCGTGCCCAACATTTGACGAACCATCCCGGTGAAGTGGCGTTTCCCGGCGGCATGTGGGAAGCGGATGATAAGACCTTGCTTGATACCGCCTTGCGCGAAAGCCACGAAGAAATTGGTTTGTCGCCAGCCGCCGTTAAATTATTGGGAGCCTGTAAACCGCGTGCTACCCGTGCCGGGGTTCGTGTCTCGCCCTTTGTGGGGGTGATCGACCCGAGTATTGAGCTCGTACCCAGTCCCGATGAACTGGATGCAGTCTTTCGGGTACCTTTATCGGCTTTTCGCGCGGGCATACAAACCCGCACAGATATTTTTTCCCATGCGGGAAAATCCTGGCATGTGCCGGCATACCAACACCAGGGATATGAAATCTGGGGTTTTACGGCGGCATTAACCAGTGAAATTATTACGGCTGTATTCAATGCAACTGATGAAGTCTTGCCAATCGAATAA
- a CDS encoding YqfO family protein yields the protein MYKLVFFVPESHLDAVKSAVFAVGAGRIGNYDCCAWQTRGEGQFRPLSGSNPFIGNTSELSVVAEYRVEMVCADDCIAEALKALRASHPYEEPAYDIWRLADIPA from the coding sequence ATGTACAAGTTGGTGTTTTTCGTTCCTGAGTCCCATCTCGATGCTGTCAAATCGGCGGTGTTTGCGGTGGGTGCCGGCCGTATCGGCAACTACGATTGCTGTGCCTGGCAAACACGGGGGGAAGGGCAGTTCCGTCCTTTGTCCGGCAGTAATCCGTTTATCGGTAACACCAGTGAGTTATCTGTTGTTGCCGAATACCGTGTGGAAATGGTCTGTGCTGATGACTGTATCGCAGAAGCACTCAAGGCGCTTCGTGCGTCCCATCCCTATGAAGAGCCCGCCTATGATATTTGGCGCTTGGCCGACATTCCGGCTTAG
- a CDS encoding phosphoglycerate dehydrogenase, with protein MYKIKTYNQISVKGLNRFSREKYEVASDIGHPDAYILRSHKLHGEPLPESVKAVARAGAGVNNVPVADYTKSGVVVFNSPGANANAVKELVLAGMLLASRGILSGMEYVQGLTHMTDADEMSKLLEKEKANFAGSELQGKTLGVVGLGAIGSMIAETALALGMNVVGFDPALSVEAAWRLPSQVGRMENLQSLLARSDYITLHVPAIEATKHMINSESIKAVKTGAVLLNFAREAIVDAHAVVGSLDEGKLRKYVCDFPEPCLLQRQDVYAMPHIGASTEEAEENCAIMAADQLMDYLENGNIKNSVNFPSVFMDRNPGTGARITFSNDNVSGVLGHVLSLLADKKVNVVDMVNKSRGEMAYNIIDVEQAPSDEVIAAIRAVDHVISVRVI; from the coding sequence ATGTACAAGATCAAAACCTACAACCAGATTTCTGTGAAAGGACTTAACCGTTTCTCTCGTGAAAAATATGAAGTAGCCAGTGATATTGGCCATCCTGATGCGTACATCCTGCGCAGTCACAAGTTACATGGTGAGCCGCTGCCGGAAAGCGTAAAAGCAGTTGCCCGTGCCGGTGCCGGTGTCAATAACGTTCCCGTGGCTGACTACACCAAATCCGGTGTGGTGGTATTCAACTCACCAGGAGCCAATGCCAATGCTGTAAAAGAGCTGGTGCTGGCTGGCATGTTACTGGCTTCGCGCGGCATTTTGTCCGGCATGGAATATGTGCAGGGGTTAACGCACATGACGGATGCTGATGAAATGTCGAAACTGTTGGAAAAAGAAAAAGCCAATTTTGCTGGCAGTGAATTGCAAGGCAAGACGCTCGGCGTCGTGGGTTTGGGAGCCATCGGTTCCATGATCGCCGAAACTGCACTGGCTTTGGGTATGAACGTTGTCGGTTTTGACCCGGCGTTGTCGGTTGAGGCAGCCTGGCGTTTGCCGAGCCAGGTGGGTCGGATGGAAAACCTGCAATCGCTGTTGGCGCGCTCGGATTACATCACCTTGCATGTACCTGCCATCGAAGCCACTAAACATATGATCAACAGTGAATCCATCAAAGCCGTGAAAACCGGCGCGGTGCTGTTGAATTTCGCGCGCGAGGCGATTGTTGATGCCCATGCCGTGGTTGGGAGTCTGGATGAAGGCAAATTGCGCAAATATGTCTGCGATTTCCCCGAACCCTGTCTGTTGCAGCGTCAGGATGTTTACGCCATGCCGCACATCGGCGCGAGCACTGAGGAAGCCGAAGAGAATTGCGCCATCATGGCCGCCGATCAGCTGATGGATTATCTGGAAAACGGCAACATTAAAAATTCGGTTAACTTCCCGAGTGTGTTTATGGATCGCAATCCCGGTACCGGTGCGCGGATTACGTTCTCCAACGACAACGTTTCCGGCGTGCTTGGCCATGTGCTGTCGTTGTTGGCGGATAAAAAAGTCAACGTCGTGGACATGGTCAACAAAAGTCGCGGCGAGATGGCCTATAACATCATTGATGTTGAGCAAGCGCCCAGCGATGAGGTGATTGCTGCAATTCGCGCCGTTGATCATGTAATTTCAGTGCGCGTGATATAG
- a CDS encoding phosphoserine transaminase, producing the protein MQPQVKPRNPNFSSGPCSKRPGYDLTKLDVSTLGRSHRSTIGKAALQRACEDTAAILGLPDGYRVGVVPGSDTGAVEMAMWSLLGARAVDILQWESFGKGWLSDATKELKLVVNAHEADYGLLPDLSKVNFENDVIFTWNGTTSGVKVPNGDWIPDNRAGLTICDATSAVFAMEMPWEKLDVITFSWQKVLGGEGAHGMLILSPRAVERLETYKPSWPMPKLFRMTSGGKLSEGIFKGDTINTPSMLAVADYLDALDWVKAIGGVKETIARSNANLAVLEKFVAETSWINFLPQTPETRSNTSVCLTLDATPEQVKTMVKLLDKEGVAYDIGAYRDAPAGLRIWCGATVEQADLDALMPWLNWAYQEATKAA; encoded by the coding sequence ATGCAACCACAGGTAAAACCCCGCAACCCCAATTTTTCTTCTGGCCCTTGCAGCAAACGTCCGGGTTATGACCTGACCAAACTGGATGTGTCCACGCTTGGCCGCTCTCACCGCTCCACGATTGGTAAGGCTGCGTTACAGCGCGCTTGCGAAGATACCGCCGCAATTCTCGGTTTGCCCGATGGCTATCGTGTTGGCGTGGTGCCTGGTTCTGACACCGGTGCGGTAGAAATGGCGATGTGGTCTCTGCTGGGTGCACGCGCTGTGGATATTCTGCAATGGGAGTCCTTCGGTAAAGGCTGGCTGAGTGATGCCACCAAAGAATTGAAGCTGGTGGTAAATGCTCACGAGGCGGATTACGGCTTGCTGCCCGACCTCTCCAAAGTCAATTTTGAAAACGATGTGATCTTCACCTGGAACGGCACTACCTCTGGTGTGAAAGTCCCCAACGGTGACTGGATTCCTGATAACCGCGCCGGCCTGACCATTTGCGACGCAACCTCAGCGGTTTTTGCCATGGAGATGCCGTGGGAAAAATTGGACGTGATTACCTTCAGTTGGCAGAAAGTGTTGGGTGGCGAAGGTGCGCACGGGATGTTGATTCTCAGCCCCCGCGCTGTTGAACGTCTGGAAACCTACAAGCCGTCCTGGCCCATGCCGAAGCTGTTCCGCATGACCAGTGGTGGCAAGTTAAGCGAAGGTATCTTCAAAGGCGACACTATCAATACGCCTTCCATGTTGGCGGTGGCCGATTATCTTGATGCGCTGGATTGGGTAAAAGCGATTGGCGGTGTCAAGGAAACCATTGCACGTTCCAATGCCAACCTCGCGGTACTGGAAAAATTTGTGGCGGAAACAAGCTGGATTAATTTCCTGCCGCAAACACCGGAAACGCGCTCCAATACCAGCGTCTGTTTGACCCTGGATGCAACGCCGGAACAAGTGAAGACGATGGTGAAACTGCTGGATAAAGAAGGTGTTGCCTACGATATCGGTGCTTACCGCGATGCTCCGGCCGGTCTGCGCATCTGGTGTGGAGCCACGGTTGAGCAGGCGGACCTCGACGCGCTGATGCCCTGGTTGAACTGGGCCTATCAGGAAGCGACGAAAGCTGCCTAA
- a CDS encoding glutathione S-transferase family protein has translation MMTLYTYTTPNGRKISIMLEELGIPYNVKVINLSKQEQFNPSFTAISPNNKIPVIVDNTNEAAPVALFESGAILTYLAEKYDRFLPPVGPARYKTLEWLYWQVGGLGPMFGQLSHFGIFATEKMPAATKRYREEGERLLKVMERQLETHAFLAGDDYSIADMAAYPWAFNADTFLSEFLGDAVATMPAVQRWLTTVGERPAVQRGMDVPVINAD, from the coding sequence ATGATGACGCTGTACACCTACACTACTCCCAATGGCCGCAAGATTTCGATCATGCTGGAAGAGTTAGGTATTCCTTACAACGTGAAGGTTATTAACCTGAGTAAACAGGAACAATTTAATCCGTCGTTTACTGCTATCTCACCCAATAACAAAATCCCGGTTATTGTTGATAACACAAACGAAGCTGCGCCGGTGGCATTATTTGAAAGTGGCGCAATTCTCACGTATCTCGCCGAAAAGTATGATCGCTTTCTTCCTCCTGTCGGCCCCGCGCGATACAAAACATTGGAATGGCTTTACTGGCAAGTGGGTGGCCTCGGTCCGATGTTTGGTCAGTTAAGTCACTTCGGTATCTTTGCCACTGAAAAAATGCCTGCCGCAACCAAACGTTATCGTGAAGAAGGTGAGCGGCTGCTCAAGGTGATGGAAAGACAATTGGAAACCCACGCTTTTCTCGCCGGTGACGACTACTCCATTGCCGATATGGCCGCCTATCCCTGGGCCTTTAATGCCGATACGTTTCTCAGTGAGTTTTTGGGCGATGCCGTGGCGACCATGCCAGCAGTACAGCGCTGGCTGACCACGGTAGGAGAACGCCCCGCCGTGCAACGCGGCATGGACGTCCCGGTTATCAACGCAGATTAA
- a CDS encoding glycoside hydrolase family 16 protein produces the protein MNYPRFTAALGLASSVFLGACTATPNQHQQQVFFDDFSYTDMQAFADNGWAVRTETGHPGIAGATWSGEGISFHADVDGADQGVIRMASITDGTGENTRHTQFCHARKYREGTYAARVFFRDEPEYGPDGDEVIQTFYAISPLKAPMDKDYSETDFEYLPNGGWGADAKPAMWTTTWETFQLEPWTKVNEFTRQEGSYAGWRTLVFTVADNKVRYYVDGKLFSEHSENVYPEDFMSINFNLWFMPKGADDSLGPVDSPERREYHEDVDWVFHQADVALSPLEVEKAVAVLRKQQVKFIDQVAEQQPPLPSPCGL, from the coding sequence ATGAACTATCCAAGGTTTACCGCCGCATTAGGCTTGGCATCCAGTGTGTTTCTTGGCGCCTGCACAGCAACACCGAATCAACATCAGCAACAGGTTTTCTTTGATGACTTCAGTTACACCGATATGCAGGCATTTGCCGATAACGGTTGGGCAGTCAGAACTGAAACCGGGCACCCGGGTATTGCCGGTGCAACCTGGTCGGGGGAGGGGATTTCATTCCATGCGGATGTGGACGGTGCAGATCAGGGTGTTATCAGGATGGCATCCATCACTGATGGCACAGGGGAAAACACTCGCCACACGCAATTTTGTCATGCGCGTAAATACCGCGAAGGCACCTATGCTGCACGGGTATTTTTTCGTGATGAGCCCGAATATGGTCCTGACGGCGATGAAGTAATTCAGACCTTTTATGCCATCAGCCCGCTGAAGGCACCCATGGATAAAGACTACAGCGAAACCGATTTTGAATATCTGCCCAACGGCGGCTGGGGTGCCGACGCCAAGCCGGCAATGTGGACAACCACCTGGGAGACTTTCCAGCTGGAACCCTGGACCAAGGTCAATGAATTTACCCGGCAGGAAGGCAGCTACGCCGGCTGGCGAACCCTGGTGTTTACAGTAGCGGATAACAAGGTTCGCTATTACGTGGATGGCAAATTATTCTCCGAGCACAGCGAGAATGTGTATCCGGAAGACTTTATGTCGATCAATTTCAACCTGTGGTTTATGCCCAAGGGTGCGGATGATTCATTGGGGCCAGTAGATTCACCGGAGCGACGCGAATATCACGAAGATGTTGACTGGGTATTCCATCAGGCCGATGTTGCCTTGTCGCCCCTGGAAGTAGAAAAGGCCGTTGCTGTGTTGCGGAAGCAGCAGGTGAAATTTATTGATCAGGTAGCAGAGCAGCAACCGCCATTGCCTTCGCCCTGCGGTTTGTAA